A section of the Triplophysa dalaica isolate WHDGS20190420 chromosome 8, ASM1584641v1, whole genome shotgun sequence genome encodes:
- the gpm6bb gene encoding glycoprotein M6Bb isoform X2 translates to METSYDDTEDERQEKQGCFDCCIKCLGGVPYASLVATILCFSGVALFCGCGHVALSGTVTMLENHFSKNTSDHATLTYIVELINYVIYGIASFFFLYGIILLAEGFYTTSAVKELHSEFKTTICGRCISGMFVFLTYILGITWLGVFGFSAVPVFLFYNMLSTCAAVSTQVANQTSICVDMRQYGIIPWNATPGKVCGDHSEEICNCDELYLSYQLYIVACAGAGATVIALLIYMMVTTYNFAVLKFKSREDCCTKF, encoded by the exons ATGGAAACATCATATGATGACACTGAAGATGAACGGCAGGAGAAACAAG GTTGTTTCGATTGCTGTATTAAATGTCTGGGCGGTGTTCCGTACGCATCGCTGGTCGCCACTATCCTGTGCTTCTCAGGTGTGGCGCTCTTCTGCGGCTGCGGTCATGTCGCCCTGTCGGGCACCGTCACCATGCTGGAGAATCACTTTTCCAAGAACACCAGCGATCACGCCACGCTGACTTACAT agTTGAGCTCATAAACTACGTCATCTACGGCATCGCTTCCTTCTTCTTTCTGTACGGGATCATCCTGCTGGCCGAGGGATTTTACACCACCAGCGCAGTCAAAGAACTCCACAGCGAGTTTAAGACCACCATCTGTGGCCGCTGCATCAGTGGAATG ttcgTGTTTCTGACGTATATCCTGGGCATCACCTGGCTCGGTGTCTTCGGCTTCTCTGCAGTACCTGTGTTTCTTTTCTACAACATGCTGTCCACCTGCGCCGCCGTGAGCACACAGGTGGCTAACCAGACGTCTATCTGTGTGGACATGCGTCAGTACG GGATTATTCCATGGAACGCAACTCCAGGCAAAGTTTGCGGCGACCACTCTGAAGAAATCTGCAACTGCGATGAG TTGTACCTGTCTTACCAACTGTATATAGTAGCGTGTGCAGGAGCAGGTGCCACAGTCATCGCTCTG CTCATCTACATGATGGTCACCACGTATAACTTTGCTGTTTTGAAGTTTAAGAGTCGAGAAGACTGCTGCACAAAATTTTAA